GCTACCAGTATTGAAGAATTCAGGAATTTAGGTTATCTTCCAGAATCATTATGCAATGCTTTAGCCTTATTAGGATGGTCTAGTCCGACAGGTGAAGAAATTATGTCTATCGAACAGATAATAGAATTGTTTGATGTCAATAGAATAGCTCCATCTCCCAGTGTTTTTGATTTTAAAAGATTAGATTGGATTTCTAAACAAAATATTTTAAGTGCTGATCTAGATAGAATAGTAGATTTATCTTTGCCTTACCTTCAAAAAAGATTTAATAATTTACATGATCGATCATATATAAAATCAGTAATTAATATTGTTCGTGGTAGTTGTACGCACTTATCGCAAATTCCGGATTTTACAGATTATTTTTTTTCTGATGATTATTTTATAGAAGCTGAAGCTCAAAATATTCTATCTTCTACCGAAGCTCAAATTGTACTGAAATCATTTAGGAAATTATTAGAAGTAGAATCTCGTAATATTGATCAGCAAGTATATTCAGAACTGATTAATCATATAAAAGCAATAACTAACATAAATGGTAAAAAATTATTTTTACCGATTCGTGCTGCATTAACCGGAAAAATCCATGGTCCTGAAATTTTTTTAATAATTCAGATTTTAGATAAAAAAGAGACTCTAATAAGATTAACTAAATATATTAAGGAGTTACCATGATAAGATTTTTAATAGATATTGCATTATTAATAGCATTTTTGGGTATCGGTTGGATTGTTTATAAATTTTTACAATTTTTATTCTTTTTTCGTATTTGTGTACAAAGAACGATCTTTTGCATCAGTGGACAACTCAAAGCAGTTTTAGTCTTTTTATACGAATGGTTCCAAAAGATATTATCATATATCAAAGAATTGCTAAACAATATAGGGACAAATATTAAGAAGTTGTTTCGTTTAAAATTAGAAATTGAAAGTATTCTTAAAGAAGATCATATAATTTTACAAACTTAGAGGCTACATGGGAGCATTATTAGAAAAAATTTGTTTACTCGAAGTACAATTTCAAGAAGATTGGAGGTATCTTTGAGATTGATAAAACATTATTATCTCTAGAAACCTTAAAAGAACAAAACTATTCTCCTGAAGTTTGGAATGAGCCAGAAAAAGCACGTAACATTGCTATTAAAATTGCTGATTTAGAAAAATCTGTTAAAGAGTGGATAAATTTAAAAAATCAGATTCAGGATTTAAAAGAATTTATTATTTTAGCTGAAGAAGAAAATGATGATAATATACTTATTTCTTTGGAACAAGAAACTAATACTTTACAAAAACATCTCAATCATTTAGAAGTAGAAATTTTACTACGAGGTGAAATGGATATTTCAAATGCTTTTCTTAATATTCATCCTGGGGCAGGTGGAACTGAGTCTCAAGATTGGGGTGAGATGTTATTACGTATGTATCAACGCTGGGCATCAAAAAAAGGGTTTGAAGTAGAGATTATTTCTCTTGAAATGGGAGATGATGCAGGAATTAAAGATGCTACACTTTTAATAAAAGGCAGATTTGCATTTGGCTATCTTACTGCTGAAAATGGAATTCATAGACTTGTAAGACTATCTCCTTTTAATGCTCAAAATAAGAGACAAACATCTTTTTGTGCTGTAAGTATTTCTCCCGAAGTAGATGATAAAATAGAAATTGCTATTGATGAAAAAGATCTGAGAATTGATACTTTTCGTGCCAGTGGAGCAGGTGGTCAACATGTAAACAAAGTATCATCAGCTGTCCGTATTACACATATTCCCACAAATACAGTAGTTTCCTGCCAAGCAGAACGTTCTCAATTCCA
The window above is part of the Brevinema andersonii genome. Proteins encoded here:
- the prfB gene encoding peptide chain release factor 2, which codes for MGGIFEIDKTLLSLETLKEQNYSPEVWNEPEKARNIAIKIADLEKSVKEWINLKNQIQDLKEFIILAEEENDDNILISLEQETNTLQKHLNHLEVEILLRGEMDISNAFLNIHPGAGGTESQDWGEMLLRMYQRWASKKGFEVEIISLEMGDDAGIKDATLLIKGRFAFGYLTAENGIHRLVRLSPFNAQNKRQTSFCAVSISPEVDDKIEIAIDEKDLRIDTFRASGAGGQHVNKVSSAVRITHIPTNTVVSCQAERSQFQNKDNAMRMLRSKLYALERKKRAQESAEKSLDRKSVEWGNQIRSYVFQPYTMVKDHRTQIEKTNIQAVMDGDLDDFIIVWLKQHKIKNI